From the Natronococcus sp. AD-5 genome, one window contains:
- a CDS encoding tyrosine-type recombinase/integrase has protein sequence MSDPRDDRRNGLRWKDVDLENNQLIVLGKNQQREEAQLLPQAHRPLERLEKALEPASPEWPVFVSSHAPSLYSNLPDDADPSEGEPLELQRQHGVVPPSLSTNGGRSVLKRLCDDAEIDGDGDYLKPHGARRGVGEAIYRERGVAAAQRVLRHADPRTTSQMYAHIEASELAEETAEIFENE, from the coding sequence TTGAGCGATCCGCGCGACGACCGCCGGAATGGACTCCGGTGGAAGGACGTCGACCTCGAGAACAACCAGCTGATTGTCCTGGGAAAGAACCAGCAACGCGAGGAAGCCCAACTCCTGCCGCAAGCACACCGACCACTCGAGCGCCTCGAGAAAGCCCTCGAGCCAGCGTCGCCGGAGTGGCCTGTCTTCGTCTCGAGTCACGCGCCATCGCTGTACAGCAACCTCCCAGACGACGCGGATCCTTCGGAGGGTGAGCCCTTGGAGTTACAGCGGCAACATGGCGTGGTTCCGCCGTCGCTCTCGACGAACGGCGGCCGGTCTGTCCTGAAACGGCTATGCGACGACGCCGAGATCGACGGCGACGGCGACTACCTCAAACCACACGGTGCGAGACGCGGCGTCGGTGAAGCGATCTATCGCGAGCGCGGCGTGGCGGCAGCACAACGTGTGCTCCGGCACGCCGACCCGCGGACCACCTCACAGATGTACGCCCATATCGAGGCGAGTGAGCTGGCCGAGGAAACGGCAGAGATCTTCGAGAACGAGTGA
- a CDS encoding aldehyde dehydrogenase family protein, whose protein sequence is MSTESQPASDRKNNIKQRHQDTAADVVPPNLKLYIGGEWTPSSSGETFETRDPTTGDSLATVPAGNHEDIDRAVEAAWTAYDETWSNYSAADRQRVLENIADKVEQNKEEFALLETLDNGKPISESRVDMELVADHFRYFAGATRVNGGDTIPSGGESQHVQTISEPYGVVGQITPWNFPLLMAAWKLGPALAAGNCSVLKPAEQTPLTILKLMDEVDDVLPDGVVNVVTGFGPEAGEPLAKHPDIRKLAFTGSTEIGKQVMAQAAENVHDITLELGGKSPLIIYPDADLEKAVSTTITAIFYNTGECCSAGSRLFIHSDIKEEFLDALASTAEDLVIDDPLLEETTLGPKVTEEQAQNTLEYIQEARDAGADFITGGDVPDDEALEEGSFVTPTLIDNIDHDNRAVQEEIFGPVQEVFEWTDYEKMIKLANDVDYGLAAGILTTDLTKAYQTAKDIEAGTIWVNQYNAFPAGQPFGGYKESGIGREIGYEALAEHYTQTKTINIALE, encoded by the coding sequence ATGTCGACTGAATCTCAGCCAGCCAGCGATCGAAAAAACAACATCAAACAACGTCATCAAGACACCGCAGCGGACGTCGTTCCTCCGAATTTGAAGCTCTATATCGGAGGTGAATGGACACCGAGCTCTTCAGGAGAAACGTTCGAAACCCGGGATCCGACGACCGGTGACTCGCTTGCAACGGTCCCAGCAGGAAATCACGAGGACATCGATCGAGCAGTCGAGGCAGCATGGACCGCCTACGACGAAACCTGGTCAAACTACTCGGCGGCGGACCGCCAGCGCGTTCTCGAGAACATCGCAGACAAAGTCGAGCAGAACAAGGAGGAATTTGCGCTGCTCGAAACACTCGACAACGGGAAACCGATCAGTGAGTCCAGAGTCGACATGGAACTAGTCGCTGATCACTTCCGCTATTTCGCCGGCGCAACCCGTGTTAACGGCGGTGACACCATACCGAGTGGTGGTGAGAGCCAGCATGTCCAAACGATCTCCGAACCGTATGGTGTTGTCGGCCAGATCACACCATGGAACTTCCCACTGTTGATGGCTGCGTGGAAGCTCGGCCCGGCGCTTGCCGCAGGAAATTGTTCGGTGCTCAAGCCGGCCGAACAGACACCGTTGACGATCCTCAAGCTCATGGACGAAGTCGACGACGTGCTCCCCGACGGAGTCGTAAACGTCGTTACCGGATTCGGACCTGAAGCTGGCGAACCGCTGGCTAAACATCCGGATATTCGAAAACTTGCCTTCACCGGATCGACCGAGATCGGCAAGCAGGTAATGGCACAGGCTGCCGAGAACGTTCACGACATCACGCTCGAACTCGGTGGAAAAAGCCCACTGATCATCTATCCCGATGCGGACCTCGAAAAGGCGGTCAGCACCACGATAACAGCCATCTTCTACAACACGGGTGAGTGCTGTTCCGCGGGTTCGCGGCTGTTCATCCACAGTGATATCAAAGAGGAGTTCCTCGACGCCTTGGCGTCCACTGCGGAGGATCTCGTCATTGACGACCCGCTCCTCGAAGAGACAACCCTGGGACCGAAGGTAACCGAAGAACAAGCCCAAAACACGCTCGAGTACATCCAAGAGGCCCGTGATGCTGGCGCTGACTTCATTACCGGTGGCGACGTGCCTGATGACGAAGCACTGGAAGAAGGGAGCTTTGTGACCCCAACACTGATCGATAATATCGATCACGACAACCGCGCTGTCCAAGAGGAAATCTTTGGACCGGTCCAAGAAGTCTTCGAGTGGACCGATTACGAGAAGATGATCAAATTGGCGAACGATGTTGACTACGGGCTTGCAGCGGGTATTCTCACAACTGATCTCACAAAAGCGTATCAGACGGCGAAAGATATCGAAGCTGGAACGATCTGGGTGAACCAGTACAACGCCTTCCCGGCCGGCCAGCCCTTCGGTGGCTACAAAGAGTCGGGTATTGGTCGTGAAATCGGTTACGAGGCACTCGCCGAACACTACACCCAGACGAAAACCATCAATATCGCTCTGGAGTAG
- a CDS encoding tyrosine-type recombinase/integrase: MEHTDFGANTTENALETVIDDFLASGNKSGNYRESLERVLTQWRERLEDRGVETVEQISKRNMASYAQYLSRRVDAGKSREVDGGISAATAWTYYDYVSAFLSYCVRWEYLEENPAQKGIATDELPPRPKKKSGDQQFWSAEDRKALVQYADQRAHGAVDEKGFDALEELRDRALVYVLAYSGVRGGEILSDPRDDRRNGLRWKDVDLENNQLIVLGKNQQREEVQLPKQSHNPLERLKKALEPASLEWPVFVSSHAPSLYSNLPDDADPSAGEPLELQRQHGVVPPSLSTNGGRSVLKRLCDDAEIDVDGDYLKPHGARCGVGEAIYDERGASAAQRVLRHADPRTTSQMYAHKEASELAEEASEVFENE, from the coding sequence ATGGAACACACCGATTTCGGCGCTAACACCACGGAAAACGCCCTTGAAACGGTCATCGACGACTTCCTCGCGTCCGGCAACAAATCCGGGAACTATCGCGAGTCTCTCGAGCGTGTTCTCACTCAGTGGCGAGAGCGTCTCGAAGATCGCGGCGTTGAAACAGTCGAGCAAATCAGCAAACGGAACATGGCGAGCTACGCGCAGTACCTCTCCCGTCGTGTCGACGCCGGGAAGAGCCGCGAGGTCGACGGCGGAATCAGTGCGGCGACCGCGTGGACGTACTACGACTACGTCTCGGCGTTCCTCTCCTACTGTGTCCGCTGGGAGTATCTCGAGGAGAACCCGGCACAGAAAGGAATCGCAACCGACGAGTTGCCGCCGCGACCGAAGAAAAAGAGCGGCGACCAACAGTTCTGGTCTGCCGAGGATCGGAAAGCCTTGGTTCAGTACGCCGATCAGCGAGCTCACGGGGCCGTCGACGAGAAGGGATTCGACGCGCTCGAGGAACTCCGCGATCGTGCACTCGTGTATGTCCTCGCGTACTCGGGAGTTCGGGGCGGCGAGATCCTGAGTGATCCACGCGACGACCGCCGGAACGGCCTTCGATGGAAGGACGTCGACCTCGAGAACAACCAGCTAATCGTACTCGGCAAGAACCAACAGCGCGAGGAGGTCCAACTTCCGAAGCAGTCACACAACCCACTCGAGCGACTCAAGAAAGCCCTCGAGCCGGCGTCACTGGAGTGGCCAGTATTCGTCTCGAGTCACGCGCCGTCGCTATACAGCAATCTCCCGGACGACGCCGACCCATCCGCAGGTGAACCCCTCGAGTTACAGCGGCAACACGGCGTGGTTCCGCCGTCGCTCTCGACGAACGGCGGCCGGTCTGTCCTGAAACGGCTGTGCGACGACGCTGAGATCGACGTCGACGGCGACTATTTGAAACCGCACGGTGCACGATGCGGGGTTGGTGAAGCAATTTATGATGAACGGGGCGCGTCTGCAGCTCAACGTGTCTTGAGACATGCTGATCCGCGAACAACGTCACAGATGTATGCCCACAAAGAGGCCAGTGAGTTGGCTGAGGAGGCTTCTGAGGTCTTCGAAAACGAGTAA
- a CDS encoding VOC family protein, which yields MDPQITLVTLGVKDIIESIRFYRDGLGFPMQDREKDSDVAFFELEGTWLSLYPRDLLAEDATVSDDGTGFSGVTLAHNVPSKDEVNAILAEAEAAGGRIIKPAQDVFWGGYSGYFADPDDHLWEVAYPELADE from the coding sequence ATGGATCCCCAAATCACGCTTGTAACTCTCGGTGTTAAAGACATCATCGAGTCCATCCGATTCTATCGAGACGGCCTCGGGTTTCCGATGCAAGACCGTGAGAAAGACAGTGATGTGGCTTTCTTCGAGCTTGAAGGAACGTGGCTTTCACTCTACCCAAGAGATCTGCTCGCCGAGGATGCGACCGTCTCTGACGACGGAACCGGGTTTTCTGGAGTCACTTTAGCACACAACGTACCGAGCAAGGATGAGGTCAATGCGATTCTTGCGGAAGCGGAAGCCGCTGGCGGTCGTATCATCAAGCCAGCTCAGGATGTCTTTTGGGGCGGGTATTCTGGTTACTTTGCCGACCCCGACGACCATCTTTGGGAAGTAGCGTATCCGGAACTCGCTGACGAATAG
- a CDS encoding cytochrome ubiquinol oxidase subunit I, giving the protein MIDPVIASRIQFALTTIVHIIFPVMSMGLAPFLVYFTWKDIRTGKAIYEQLRRFWTRIFAVSFVVGTVTGIVLEFEFGTNFAAFSTTAGELFGGPLALEGMMAFMLEATFLGIFVFGRERVGNALYMVSAVAVGLGTWLSAVWILIANSWMQTPQGYELTTKNGQTIVELVDPVAAYANPRFPWMFVHMQNAAVESVALFMAGIGAYFVFRHHVWGYSIENIDFWETTLKFGLLALLITAPLQVLHGDLYARHIVETQPQKFAAMEAVWETDSYVPEYIIAFPTSIQDLLDPRAKDIFGIGFPGGASWLASGGDAQASIQGLEEFDGPQPPVAIVFWSFRMMVGLGFWFILLAVWGGYRWWRGELLEDDLLHKALMASTLLGIVAVELGWIVTEVGRQPWVIQGVLRTNEGVSPGLTAAEATATLVGFAVVYLGLLILYTYVIARIIRAGPPDVHDHAVQDTPGTSSSEVSVDD; this is encoded by the coding sequence ATGATAGATCCCGTCATCGCAAGTCGAATCCAATTTGCGCTCACGACAATTGTCCATATCATCTTTCCGGTGATGAGTATGGGTCTCGCTCCGTTCCTGGTGTACTTTACATGGAAAGATATCCGCACCGGGAAGGCGATCTACGAGCAGTTACGTCGATTCTGGACGAGAATCTTTGCTGTCAGTTTCGTTGTCGGTACCGTGACAGGAATCGTCCTCGAGTTCGAATTCGGAACGAACTTCGCGGCGTTTTCGACGACCGCTGGCGAATTGTTCGGCGGACCACTCGCACTTGAGGGAATGATGGCGTTCATGCTTGAGGCAACGTTCCTTGGAATCTTCGTCTTCGGCCGCGAACGCGTCGGGAACGCGCTGTATATGGTTTCGGCAGTCGCTGTCGGACTCGGAACGTGGCTTTCTGCCGTCTGGATCCTCATCGCCAACTCATGGATGCAGACCCCACAGGGCTACGAACTGACCACGAAAAACGGGCAGACGATCGTAGAGCTGGTTGATCCGGTCGCGGCCTACGCCAACCCACGGTTCCCCTGGATGTTCGTTCACATGCAGAATGCGGCTGTCGAATCCGTGGCACTATTTATGGCCGGTATCGGGGCCTACTTCGTCTTCAGACACCACGTGTGGGGGTACTCCATTGAGAACATCGATTTCTGGGAAACAACACTCAAGTTCGGCCTCCTCGCCTTGCTCATTACCGCGCCGTTGCAGGTACTCCACGGCGATCTATACGCTCGACACATCGTCGAAACCCAGCCCCAGAAGTTCGCTGCGATGGAAGCCGTCTGGGAGACTGACTCCTATGTCCCCGAGTACATTATCGCGTTTCCGACGAGTATTCAGGACCTACTTGATCCACGGGCCAAAGACATCTTTGGAATCGGTTTTCCCGGCGGGGCGTCGTGGCTCGCCAGTGGCGGTGATGCACAAGCCTCAATACAGGGGCTCGAGGAATTTGACGGACCACAGCCACCCGTCGCGATTGTGTTCTGGTCGTTCCGGATGATGGTTGGGCTCGGGTTCTGGTTCATCTTGCTCGCCGTCTGGGGTGGATACCGCTGGTGGCGTGGCGAACTCCTTGAGGATGATCTCCTTCACAAAGCGCTGATGGCCTCAACGCTGCTCGGGATCGTTGCTGTCGAACTGGGCTGGATTGTTACAGAGGTTGGTCGTCAACCATGGGTCATTCAGGGCGTACTACGAACTAACGAGGGGGTCTCACCTGGACTGACGGCTGCCGAAGCGACCGCCACGCTCGTCGGATTCGCGGTCGTCTATCTCGGACTCCTTATACTGTATACGTACGTTATTGCTCGTATCATTCGAGCTGGACCGCCGGATGTGCACGATCACGCAGTGCAGGACACGCCGGGGACATCTTCATCGGAGGTGAGCGTCGATGACTGA
- the cydB gene encoding cytochrome d ubiquinol oxidase subunit II, with translation MTDPSTLASEPLFGLPLADVWFGLLFFIFSMFLFLDGFDFGVGVLFATREDNDEREQLLSAIGPFWDGNEVWLVVFGGSMFAAFPSVYANLFSRHYLLMFAILGALLVRGLAPEMYEQRHDDAWQQWWGRAFVVGSLTAPFFLGMFTANWLLGAKTIVTLPGLVVGLAVVALTVVDGVAFLRLKTRGDLRDDLRIDGYRALGAYLVLVVLTIGYIYRTDLALRSALFSIPVLILVFATIALAGVYAAATLLDRYYVAFGAAAGLVFALVGIVAGLMYPAIDRASGLTVETAIVSTLQLNLMSIGTAILLPLIFVYFGVLYTAFSGPIKAGESY, from the coding sequence ATGACTGACCCCAGTACACTTGCGAGCGAACCTCTGTTCGGACTGCCGCTCGCTGACGTCTGGTTCGGCTTATTATTCTTTATCTTTTCAATGTTTCTGTTTCTCGACGGCTTCGACTTCGGAGTCGGTGTGCTGTTCGCGACGCGGGAGGATAATGACGAACGTGAACAGCTGCTATCAGCGATTGGGCCGTTCTGGGACGGAAACGAGGTCTGGCTCGTCGTATTCGGCGGGTCCATGTTCGCAGCCTTTCCGTCTGTGTATGCCAACCTATTCAGCCGTCATTATCTGCTAATGTTTGCAATCCTAGGTGCACTCCTTGTTCGAGGACTTGCGCCGGAGATGTACGAACAGCGCCACGACGATGCGTGGCAGCAATGGTGGGGTCGTGCCTTTGTCGTCGGTAGTCTCACGGCTCCGTTTTTCCTAGGGATGTTCACTGCGAATTGGTTGCTCGGTGCAAAGACAATTGTCACGCTCCCAGGACTCGTGGTCGGACTGGCCGTCGTCGCATTAACGGTTGTCGACGGCGTGGCCTTCCTTCGCCTGAAGACGCGAGGAGACCTGCGTGACGACCTCCGTATAGACGGATATCGAGCGCTCGGAGCGTATCTTGTTTTGGTTGTTCTGACGATAGGATACATCTATAGAACGGACCTTGCGTTGCGGTCGGCTCTGTTCTCCATCCCCGTTCTCATACTCGTCTTCGCAACGATCGCCCTCGCCGGCGTGTACGCGGCGGCAACGCTGTTGGACCGCTACTACGTGGCGTTCGGTGCCGCCGCGGGACTCGTCTTCGCGCTGGTTGGCATCGTCGCCGGACTGATGTATCCAGCCATCGACCGGGCCAGTGGACTGACAGTCGAGACGGCCATCGTCTCGACGTTACAACTCAATCTCATGAGTATCGGTACGGCAATTCTGCTTCCACTCATCTTTGTCTACTTTGGTGTCCTCTATACTGCGTTCAGCGGCCCGATCAAAGCGGGTGAGTCGTACTAA
- a CDS encoding winged helix-turn-helix domain-containing protein, producing MFAQLQDSPTDLGYEQQAWSPKLLLHHVEEEYDVEYSKGHARKLLGKAELSYRTARPRNHEADPEKEAEFQETVQKNGPN from the coding sequence CTGTTCGCGCAGCTCCAGGATTCACCGACTGACCTCGGCTACGAGCAACAAGCATGGTCACCGAAGCTGCTGCTTCACCACGTCGAAGAAGAATACGACGTCGAGTACAGTAAAGGACATGCGCGTAAACTCCTGGGGAAGGCCGAGCTGTCCTACCGGACAGCCCGGCCGCGCAACCACGAGGCAGATCCGGAGAAGGAAGCAGAGTTCCAGGAGACCGTTCAAAAAAACGGTCCGAACTGA
- a CDS encoding transposase, whose translation MTERTVVVVDQFTKRVGTVDRRGWYPIGSQPTIETTNSWDKVTVLGAVTDDGDSFYCWTEENLETRHGIWLLGALKEEFGEELVVFLDRAGYFYTRDLWEHVSGKRATETVSDSSVACVCGETLDVWYFPPKLPELNPLEGCWDRLQEWFKHRFVPDLPALKQQIQRGLPTVDEPNIWNYLCP comes from the coding sequence CTGACCGAGCGAACCGTCGTTGTCGTCGATCAATTCACCAAACGTGTCGGCACAGTCGACCGACGTGGCTGGTATCCGATCGGGTCACAGCCAACGATAGAGACGACGAACTCCTGGGACAAGGTGACAGTGCTCGGCGCTGTCACCGACGATGGTGACAGCTTCTACTGCTGGACCGAAGAGAATCTGGAGACACGACACGGAATCTGGCTGTTGGGAGCGCTCAAAGAAGAATTCGGCGAAGAGTTGGTGGTATTTCTTGACCGTGCAGGATACTTCTACACGCGAGATCTCTGGGAGCACGTCAGTGGAAAGCGCGCGACCGAAACTGTCTCCGACAGTTCGGTCGCGTGCGTGTGCGGAGAAACTCTTGATGTCTGGTACTTTCCGCCGAAGTTACCCGAACTCAACCCTCTGGAAGGGTGCTGGGATCGTCTCCAGGAATGGTTCAAACACCGATTCGTTCCTGATCTCCCGGCGCTGAAACAACAGATTCAGCGAGGACTTCCAACAGTCGATGAACCAAATATCTGGAACTACCTCTGTCCGTAA
- a CDS encoding formate/nitrite transporter family protein, with translation MSDNDDEDSRDELRESLDQAASGAPAAGWAVRDRFSANEIFERVLASATEEIAASKKRLFFSGLAAGFAIVLTFLGHTIGVEMFPNNRFLSAILYPVGFIYIILGHYQLYTENTLPPVALVLARLASIPLLLRVWGIVLVGNVVGAALGAYLLAHGGVLSPEAVQTGATFVSTGLDHGWWAVFNRALFAGWLVAGVVWLDHAARDTISRLVIIYISFYLIAATDLYHVITAACEVFYFLLVTDAGLVIVAYEYWLPVFLGNTIGGVFLVTLVNYAQTEQSRYPSIRELTLRELVFSWYGGRETSSPSQVPDNDKSENE, from the coding sequence ATGAGTGATAATGACGACGAGGATTCGAGAGACGAACTCCGTGAATCCCTCGACCAAGCTGCGTCCGGCGCACCAGCGGCTGGGTGGGCGGTTCGGGACCGTTTCTCAGCGAACGAAATCTTCGAACGGGTTCTTGCGAGCGCCACCGAGGAAATCGCAGCCAGCAAAAAGCGGCTATTTTTCAGCGGTTTGGCTGCCGGATTCGCTATCGTACTCACGTTTCTCGGACACACCATCGGTGTGGAGATGTTTCCCAATAATCGATTCCTGAGCGCGATTCTGTATCCGGTCGGCTTCATCTATATTATTCTCGGCCACTATCAACTGTATACTGAGAACACGCTCCCGCCTGTTGCATTAGTTCTTGCCCGCCTCGCCAGTATTCCATTACTACTGCGTGTTTGGGGCATTGTACTGGTCGGCAATGTAGTCGGGGCCGCACTCGGCGCGTACCTCTTGGCGCACGGAGGCGTGCTCTCACCAGAAGCAGTACAAACTGGAGCAACATTCGTCAGTACCGGTCTCGACCACGGGTGGTGGGCCGTCTTCAACCGGGCACTGTTTGCAGGGTGGTTAGTCGCCGGGGTTGTGTGGCTCGATCATGCAGCACGGGATACCATTTCTCGGTTGGTCATAATCTATATTTCCTTCTACCTGATTGCCGCGACCGACCTCTATCACGTCATAACAGCTGCGTGCGAGGTGTTCTATTTTCTGTTAGTTACCGATGCCGGGTTGGTCATTGTCGCCTACGAGTACTGGCTCCCAGTGTTTCTGGGTAACACCATCGGCGGCGTGTTTTTGGTCACACTAGTGAACTACGCGCAGACCGAACAGTCTCGTTATCCTTCCATTCGGGAACTTACTCTCCGTGAGTTGGTGTTCAGTTGGTATGGCGGTAGAGAAACATCGTCACCATCACAGGTACCAGACAATGATAAATCCGAGAACGAATAA
- a CDS encoding alpha/beta fold hydrolase, producing the protein MPHIEVENGVEVFARDLGDGDPIVFLHGWLLSHRMFEYQYHSLLDEGFRCIGIDHRGYGESDKPYGAYGYDRFADDLKTVLDELRLESVMLAGFSMGGGIATRYMSRHDEAHIEKLALLAAASPCLTEKPDFPEGLDAEELNPLIDEARTDRGAMNAEFGEMLFHTDQSDELMDRLWSIGMDASGQATAASAEIFRDADLRPDMADITVPTRIYHGVHDEVTPFEITAEVLEDGIENAELVRFENSGHGIIADETEKLNQELADFAG; encoded by the coding sequence ATGCCTCATATCGAAGTCGAAAATGGCGTCGAAGTATTCGCACGTGATCTTGGCGACGGTGATCCTATCGTGTTTCTGCATGGATGGCTGCTCAGCCACCGAATGTTCGAGTATCAATACCACTCCTTGTTGGACGAGGGGTTCCGATGTATTGGAATCGATCATCGGGGCTATGGCGAATCCGACAAACCGTACGGTGCGTACGGATATGACCGCTTTGCGGACGACCTCAAGACCGTACTCGACGAATTACGCCTCGAGAGCGTCATGCTTGCCGGCTTTTCGATGGGCGGCGGTATCGCCACTCGCTACATGAGCCGCCACGACGAAGCACACATCGAGAAGCTGGCACTGCTCGCAGCCGCAAGCCCGTGTCTCACCGAGAAGCCGGACTTCCCAGAGGGACTCGATGCAGAGGAACTCAATCCACTCATTGACGAGGCTCGTACGGACCGTGGGGCAATGAACGCGGAGTTCGGTGAAATGCTGTTCCATACGGACCAGAGCGACGAACTGATGGACCGGCTATGGAGTATTGGGATGGATGCATCCGGCCAGGCGACTGCCGCCTCCGCCGAGATCTTTCGCGATGCTGATCTTCGACCGGACATGGCAGATATCACAGTCCCTACCCGGATCTACCACGGTGTCCACGACGAAGTGACGCCGTTCGAAATCACCGCTGAAGTGCTCGAAGATGGAATCGAGAACGCGGAGCTAGTCCGCTTCGAGAATAGTGGCCACGGCATTATCGCCGATGAGACAGAGAAACTCAACCAGGAATTGGCCGACTTTGCTGGCTGA
- a CDS encoding PH domain-containing protein, producing MSLKALVRPRENVEDASWLHLTEDEHVRWSERPSRFTIVFALAVGLVFALVGIVGTAILMSVLNGWDLPTWVGYLPLVFTILGVVIAGMTYLRWLRLLYVITDEEIYVKYGLISRDVTQVRLDRVQNTAYDQSILERVLSFGDVRIYTAGTSTEDITFRDVPNPERVTSTLTQLLSEQHSGNDRENPLSP from the coding sequence ATGTCGCTGAAAGCGTTGGTGAGGCCACGAGAGAACGTCGAAGACGCCAGCTGGCTCCACTTAACAGAGGATGAGCATGTGCGGTGGTCTGAGCGACCGTCCCGATTCACAATCGTGTTCGCGCTCGCCGTTGGTCTGGTCTTTGCCCTCGTCGGGATCGTTGGAACAGCCATCCTTATGTCGGTTCTCAACGGGTGGGACCTGCCGACCTGGGTTGGATACCTCCCGCTCGTGTTCACCATTCTCGGTGTAGTGATCGCTGGAATGACGTATCTGCGCTGGCTGCGGCTGTTATACGTGATCACTGACGAAGAGATCTACGTCAAATACGGGCTCATCTCACGCGATGTCACGCAAGTCCGTCTCGACCGGGTCCAAAACACCGCCTACGATCAATCCATTCTCGAGCGAGTACTTTCGTTTGGCGACGTCCGGATATACACCGCCGGGACAAGTACCGAAGACATCACGTTTCGAGATGTCCCCAATCCAGAACGGGTTACATCCACACTCACACAGCTACTCAGCGAACAACACAGCGGTAACGACAGAGAAAACCCTCTCTCACCGTGA
- a CDS encoding M78 family metallopeptidase domain-containing protein → MAVTTERSVSFTDTETRSDEMNSAIEAWVDELIELVDEAQASEEFQAWLDVQSQFHDYSYRNTLLIKQQCPHATRVAGYNTWRTELDLYVQEGESAIWIWAPIITNQCPECGNSPSYHENSDCEYDETPPEEWSKGLVGFKPTAVFDVSQTEGEPLPTLETEATGNADDLMPALLESAERLDVETRIVSPDEWDYGEAKGVCKQRCPMTMRPRVEVKDRDNQADLAGTLIHEFAHALLHFDIEDRDERSKRELEAEAVAYVVGRYFELEMSGSAFYLAAWNGDDAETITDRLGRISHTAQELIDTLEQELERGPKAESKTGEAE, encoded by the coding sequence ATGGCAGTGACTACAGAGCGATCAGTTTCGTTCACCGACACCGAGACGCGCAGCGACGAGATGAACAGTGCGATCGAAGCGTGGGTCGACGAGCTTATCGAACTCGTCGACGAGGCCCAAGCCAGTGAGGAGTTCCAGGCGTGGCTCGATGTACAGAGTCAATTCCACGACTACTCCTACCGGAACACGCTTCTTATCAAGCAGCAGTGTCCCCACGCAACTCGCGTTGCAGGGTACAATACCTGGCGCACCGAGCTCGATCTGTACGTTCAGGAAGGCGAGAGTGCGATCTGGATCTGGGCACCGATCATCACCAACCAGTGTCCCGAATGCGGAAACTCGCCGTCGTACCACGAGAACAGTGATTGTGAGTACGATGAGACGCCACCCGAGGAGTGGTCGAAAGGACTCGTCGGGTTCAAACCCACTGCCGTCTTCGACGTTTCGCAGACCGAGGGAGAGCCACTTCCTACCCTCGAGACCGAGGCAACTGGTAACGCTGATGACTTAATGCCGGCACTCCTCGAGAGTGCAGAGCGTCTAGACGTTGAGACACGAATTGTCTCTCCTGATGAGTGGGACTACGGGGAAGCGAAAGGAGTCTGCAAACAGCGCTGTCCGATGACCATGCGGCCACGAGTCGAGGTGAAGGATCGAGATAACCAGGCAGATCTCGCTGGGACGCTCATCCACGAGTTCGCCCACGCCTTGTTGCACTTCGATATCGAGGATCGTGATGAGCGGTCAAAACGCGAGCTGGAAGCCGAAGCCGTTGCGTACGTCGTGGGGCGCTACTTCGAGCTGGAGATGAGTGGATCGGCGTTCTACCTCGCAGCGTGGAATGGTGACGATGCTGAGACGATCACTGACCGGCTTGGCCGGATTAGTCACACGGCTCAAGAGCTGATCGATACCCTCGAGCAAGAACTCGAACGTGGACCGAAGGCGGAATCAAAAACGGGTGAGGCAGAATGA
- a CDS encoding DUF5789 family protein: protein MTDFNSIPHRELGVEFGELAGQIEEQSYPITNGELVEEYGEHIIEFPNGTESVRDILGSFANETYESPSEARQALFNMVDSRAIGRKYYSDRTPPALGEKREDQQLSF, encoded by the coding sequence ATGACAGACTTCAACAGCATACCACACCGAGAGCTTGGTGTCGAATTCGGTGAGTTAGCAGGCCAGATTGAGGAGCAGTCGTACCCGATTACGAATGGGGAACTCGTCGAAGAGTACGGCGAACACATCATTGAATTTCCGAACGGGACGGAATCGGTCCGCGATATTCTCGGTTCGTTTGCGAACGAAACGTACGAATCGCCCAGTGAGGCACGGCAAGCGTTGTTCAACATGGTCGACAGCCGAGCTATAGGCCGAAAGTATTACTCCGATCGCACGCCGCCCGCGCTGGGAGAGAAACGGGAAGACCAGCAACTGTCCTTCTGA